Sequence from the Castanea sativa cultivar Marrone di Chiusa Pesio chromosome 12, ASM4071231v1 genome:
AATGCACTTTTCATTTAGACTTAGACAGGTGGTATCTGTATAATTGAAATGGTACAAATCATGATTTATGTAGTAACAATAATGatctgtataaaaaaaaaaacaataatgatCACGCtaactcataaaaaataatatgataattaataaagtataaAGTAAAGATGAAAATAGCAAATTGGACCAATAATATTTCTAAGTTGAACATCACAATGAAATTCGCCTTTTTCTGTACAATAAAAATTCCACAAAATGAATGTGAATCAAGAAATAGTAAGAAACATCATGTTCTTGAATTCCTGAAAATCAAGCTGCCCATCCAAGTTGGTGTCATAAACGTGAATCATAACTCTACAATCCTTGCCACTATTCTCATCCCAAAGCCCAAGCCTGGACAACACCTTTTGAAGCTCGTCACAAGAAATGAACCCATCACCATTCAAATCAAACACTTCGAATGCCTTAACAAGGTCGCTCTCTtcattctcttcctcttcttcttctactccCGCAACTTCGTTGCTAGTGCTTCTACTagtattgttttgctttgatgATATGGAACCATAAAATGACAAGAACTCATTCAAGTCGAGGCTTGATTTTCCCACTAGTGATTCGAGCTCGTCTAGGCTTATTTGGACTCCTATTTTTTCAAGAAGCCAATTTAGCTCCTCGAGACTCACTAGGCCATCTCCATTCTTGTCAAGCTTCTCAAATATCCTTTGCAAATCGTTTGTTTTGATGAGAGACATGCTGACAAAGTCACCATATAGGATAGATATGAAGGAGAGAATATGGTGTTTAATTGTTATAGTTGCAAATGGTGCTAAGGTTAATGGGGTATATATAGGCCAATTTTAAAGACTAGCTAGACCCTTTTTATTGTACCATTTCGTACCAAAAGGAAGCTAGCAAGAAACTTAATGGGAGTTTGCTAAAATAGACTTTTGATCAGATATTTGTTGATTTATTCCCTTTTTTGGACTTTTTAGGTTCTAGACAATTTATGCCTACGAATTTTTATCTAATATTCTACTTTTTATAGGATGGGAAATTTAGAGTTTGTGGAGAATAATATAGATACGGTACACAAGTCTTCTAATAAATTTTCCAtctataagagcattcacatttaGTATTGCAAATGTTATATGTAAGAGAATTTTAGCATTAATGCACCAAACAAGCCCAGCATTTGGATgttgagcttattttattaggATATATTATTGGGttttgggatatattattttattgtgtagattttttattttaatgcgttgtgttgtaaaataaaagttgggatgttgataatattgtaaaatggtatggtataatcgataaagtagctttttagAATAGTAAATTAAGATGGGATAGAATTTTGAGATTTGAAGGTTCTAATGTACATGAATTTTCTCTTTTGTCTATCTTAATAGGATTCAATTGGACAATATAGATTTCTATTGGCAggtataaagtataaacattAAACAGAGAGTTTGCGTATCAGACTGGTTCCAAATCATGGGTCCGTCAAGATTTGTTAGAAGAAATTTTTATTGGAAAGTTGTGGTAGGTATATGATTTGATATTATCCTTCAACTTATGAGAAAGAGCTATAGTTTTTGTGTAACTTGTAAGCTGGTGGTAGTTTCAAATTCAACCCATTTGCTGTTGTTGTAAAAAGTCTAGATCTTGAATTGTAGTGTTAAGTAGAATAGTTTTTGCGATAtagactaaatttttttaataatattgtaaGCGTTTGACAGTTAACAacacaattatcaaattaataaacattgacattttcattttttatatgattttttttataaatttattcactaataaattttcaatgatTTGGATGATTAGATCTTAATGTCAATTAtacatgttgaaaaaaaaaatgtcaattaaactatgttttattgatttgtttgaaaatatggggaaaaaaaatgaaaacatatattctctcaaataaaataaaatatgaaattgttTAATTCATTGATATCacaaatttgttattattattttgtacatcctacaaaattatactttaaataatatatgttACTAAATTAGAATATAGTAATAGAAATAATCTAACATATACAACCAAGAAGGGTCAAATATCCTCTTATTGAAATAGGATGAACTCATGTGATCATGTCTTAGTTTACTCTAATTTTCTGTTTTTCATTGATTCCCACTTTAATTCCCAACACTTTAAGCAAATGAAAACTTGTCACCTAGGTGTCAGTTTGGAAACAACTTATTGagctttttgctaaaaatatgctaaagtatatttgtatcttaaaaaaaattgaaaggataAAAGCTAAACTTATAAGcgagaaaaaaatgaagttttaaaaaactatacataaaaactaaaagctaaacTTATAAACTGATGCCGaatgcacaaatataaaacttttacaaatatttaaaaggttatatgaaaataaattagatttttgtaACAAATGAGgtcttttattaatttagagTACCACCTCAATTGTAATCCTGAGGGACATAATAATACTTACTCATCAACAATGGTATCTCAATTCCATTAGTAACCGAGAAAAAGTAATTATATTTATCTCTATACCCACGGCCttgttattttaaaatgagATCGATACTTTTAGTCAGCACCTTAATATTTGTCGATATTAGTTCCTGTCTATTTGATCCTTTGTCAGGTTCTTAAACCTCCAAGCATGGGCagttcttaattttgttttgtttttatatatgcaattcttttatttatttcttttggaaaatATCTTTAAGAAgaatttaaaatggaaaaaaataaacacatgacAAATTGTGATTAGTGGAACACAAAATGTAGTATAGAAAATTTGTATTCCTTTAAAAAACAAGGGTTTCAGTTCATTTTAGTAAATAAAGTCaaacaaagaaggaaaagaagacaaaagaagaagaagaagcaaattgataatggtggtctgTAACTGTAGATTGCAGCCTTTCACTAGCATGAAGAGCCATTATCACAGTGAAGATAAGAAGCCAGACGCttagttgtgacttgtgagtcaAAACTTGGACACTGGAAAAAGTTAGCAATTAGCTAAGGTAATTGCAGCAGAATTTCCCCATAGCAAAAACCGAGAAGATGCACTTggcaaaaatttcaaatatatatagtcAGAAATTTGTGAAGCCTTTTGTGTATTTTGTTCAGGGGATTCGACCATGCAACAGATCATAGTTAGCAACCAAATTTTATACTTACATTCCGGTTGTTTCAACGAAATACATtttctaaacattttttttaaagacctaACTTGTTTTCTTGTGTTCTATTGTAACTTGTAACACtgaaaaattaactagaaaacattttatattatttgacttgcataaaaaatcattaatttttcttgtaaTTCCAGATAAttagatgaagaaaaattttcattcaCAAACTCCccttccccccaaaaaaaaaaaaattatatattttttggggcATTTGGGAATCTCAAATGAGAATACAAAGGAATTCACCATGACTTCCTAatccttcttcctttcttttacTTTCCTTCCCTCTCCATTCTCCTtgcaacaaatatatattatccACAAATGGTGGCATTATATTTATGGGGTATTTCATAccaattttgtttctatttaaaAGCTGAAAAATGCAATACCACTTTGTTTTGGGAACTTCAAGGCATGCCTATTGATGGAATTATACGAAATGGGCAATTACTTTATGTATAACAATTCCTTAGACTTAGATGTAATATATTTAGTTTATCAATTAAACTcaaacatataattttattgaagtaataaaaaaagacaacattttttttggggtattttaTTGGTTTGTGTAATCAGGTGTATAAGTTTAATTAAGGACCTAATGTACCGCACTTAAGatattttaacttaattttaCCAGAAGCACACTTGTACATTTTCAAAGAGAGCATCATCCAGCGAAACATCAGTAAGCTCCATTTGTCACACAAATTGTGCAAGTACAATTTAGAGCAACAACttaaataaagtaaattttattttcattgttgGAAATaagttataacaaaaaaaaaatagtcattgGAAATTTATGTTACTTCTTGAAAAATGTAACACAAGTTTTTCCTTGCaaatgcagagagagagagagagagttgcaaTCGCAGTATTAATTAAATGCTAACGCGTTTACAAACTTGACTGAGCACTTGCATTCACAGTATTAATTAAATACCAATGTGTTTACAGAACTCAGCACAAACCTTTTTATTCATATATGAGGGacaatcattttatttttattttttattactctgTCTTGAACgagaaaaaatatacaaagatacgtaaaaaaaatcctacaaaATTTTTTGACAGAGAGCTCAGATCTCATTATTTGCCAAAAGAATTTTCACATCAACCTTTAGCTATTAATTAAGTCATAAAAGAAAGATTATCATAAAGGAAATTATTTTTGGCTAGAGGCAGGAATACATGATATGATAAAATTCTCTGGTTAACCTTCAGGGTTCCAAGGTGAAGTTTCCAGACTCAGTGTTTCTTTTCAAGCTGCtctattttgttgattttgaaaCCCCTGATCCTTAGTTCCTCCGGCACTGAAACATCTTTATAATCAATATTTTCAAGCGTCCAACCTTTGTTCTGTACAGAACCTCGTACTTTTACCTgtttaaaaaggtaaaaatcaattaaatcatcaaaaaaaaaaagcataatcaGAGGTCTAAGACGTAATCATTTCAAATACCCCTGAAAAAAAGATTGACACagttaacaaaataaaacaaatttaaataaccAACACAAGTGACACCAACAgtggaaaataaacaaaatgaagAGGTGGTAAACAGTAATGAAAAGGATATATACAGATAGTTTCTGAGATGATGTTTTTGATTAAGGAAAACAGggtcaaaatgcaaaaaaaatccCCTTGGGTTTGAGTTGGTTGCAAAAACACCCCAGTTTTAATTCTTCAGTATAACTCCCTAAGGTTTCCATATCCAACAAATTGACCCCTAGGACTAACTTCCGTTAGtttttaaggatgaaaaaaagaCATGACTACATTAAGAGGATCCACCAACTGATTCATGTCACTAATCACATGATGATCACGTAATTTTTCCATCCATTAGAGCTAATGGAAATTGGTCCTAGGGATCAATTTGGCAGATATGGTAACCTTAGGGAGTCATAAGGAAAAATTGAAATCTCGGAGGACGTTTTTGCTACTAAATCAAACCCCAAGGGGTGTTTTTGCATTTAggcctaatatatatatatatatatatatatatatatatatatacacgtgtgtgtgtgtgtgtacacacaCTCGTGTGCGTGTGTTTAGAAAGAGCACTGATTACAAATTTGGGAAAATAACACTAATTAGGCTATATTTGCTACACTCATGATAATAAAGAGACTTTTTGAAGGGTATAACTTGGAACATGTAAAACAAATGTATGTTCACAAGGTAAAAGAAAAGTAGCATGCAACCAGAAACCTgtcaaggaaagaaaaataaagagaacaTCAAATTTCGCCACATGGGCAAGCTGTGTCTATTCGCAATTTTCTAATCCATCTTTGCTATCAGATTGTCTTAACTTACCTCTGCATCATCAACAGCGTCAATGAGCAGAGCTCCATCCAAGGAGAGATCCTCAAGAAAGACATTACGTCCCTTAATGACCATGGTTGACCTCTGAGAAATGGTGCTACTTCCACaaacttttcttttgatttctgCAAACGTAAGACCCCATTTTGGCTTCCATGTAATACGAGGCCACACTTCTACCTCTTGCCCATTGAACACCTGTACTACAGGATCGGCAACTTGGACACCAACCTGGTAGACAGACAAAAAGAACCCCCATAATtcaaacacagagagagagaggttcaaACTTTACAAGCACTCTAGATTTGTGTAGATTATGTTGCATTATTTTTCAGGCAGTCCTGTTTACCAACAACTGAACTACTCACATTTCACATCTACTAGAGTTTACACATAAAGTTAACACGGTGGTACAATGGCAAGTGCCCTTAGTCAGCACCATGATTAGTAACACTAgataataaattatgatattactTACCTTTCTAAGAATAAGGCTGTTTGCACGATAGATGGCCATTTCTCCTGAAGTTGCACTATGATATGGATTTCCTTTTGGTaccttcaattaaaaatttaagtagatgataagaataagaaataaaatcaaactgAACTTAAACCcaagttcaaatttaaacctagttaagaaaagaagataaaggAAGTGGAATTGCTAAACACTTAAACCATTCAAATAATAGTCttgtgcaaaaaaataaaataaaggtaaaCAAATACTTTCAATATTGACAGACCAAGGTTTCTGGATGGAGGCAGCATGGAGTTaccaaaaaaagggaaatgcATGCATAAATATGAATGAGTAATAAAAAAACAGATATATCTATCCATAACAAGTAACATGAGTGGGTTATTCAGTTTCATTGTCAATTGTTTTCAGAGTTATGACCACAATATATACAAGCCCTAGAAGATAAATGAAAAGAGTACATTATCTTTCAGGGTCATCTTTTCTGTTAATAGATCGGCTTGAGCTACCAGGAGGTTACATGTTATACTGAAAACTTCCAGGGGGAGATTCCATGATTTATGGAGAAATCACAGTGGTTTTGTGTACTTTTTCACCATTTTACATATAagtgataaatttttaattaaaaaatcacaaaaagaagTGCTATTCTAATTCATGGGGTGTATACAAAGAAAGAGTagaaaacaataacaaatttgaagaacaaataaattaaattctgaACAATAATCATTTGAGAAGTCCATGAAATGAAAAGTGGAGAATTGAATGGAATTTTATGTCTACTCATCCAAAGTCTTGAGAAAAGCAAACTTGATAGGTGGCACCGGTGACTTCCTTCACTCAAAAGTAACACCAGATTAGGCATAATGAAGCTACCATTCAAATTTCACCACTATTGAGTTTTGCCCAAATTCACCTTCCAAGAGGCCAACATAGCTGTAACTGAATTAGACATCATAAGAGTAGATCCCACAACTCCAAAGAGACAGAACAATATCAGTGacgattttttatttatttattttattttatatatatatatatatatataagtaattaaaaatttattgatataaaaaaaagagtcgCCCAAGTATGTAGGGAGTATACAAATGGGGACCATACAATTAATCAATTACATAAATCTATCAAATCAAGAACAAACATCCAATCCAacaaagttattaaaaaaaataatttgagaaCAGGCTTAGTTTTCTCTGTATCTTTGAGACTCTACTTGTTCCGCTCCCTCCATAAACACCATATCAAGCAATGTGGGGGCAGCCATCCACAAATGACCATTCTGATGACAAACAATATCAGTGAAGATGATCCGCGTACTCCCCATTGGATTTACACATACAATACCAATCCACAATTATTACCCCCCATTTTTCTCAAATTATCCGTCATTAGAATTTTCCCTAACACTGCAATCCAAGTGTAAGAAGTAACTTTAAGTGGAGCTCTAACCTTCCAAATGCTCTCCTCCATGGAAAGAGGCAACCCCTCACCTCCAGATCTTAGTACCCTATAAAAGTTTTAACTTGGAATCCATAGTTAGTTGACGGAAGCCACAGCATTCTATCATCTCCCTCTTGGTCAACATTAACTACATACAACACATTATAAAGTAATCCAACAATTCTACCTCCCAATCCTAGGCTACTCTAATAAATCGAGATTCCAAGGAAGTTTTCCATTAAGCCCTTTCCATATTTTCTATTACAAGAGCATCTCTGCCTCTAGCAGGTCTGTACAACTCAGGGTACTTGTCCTTGAACTTATTGTTACCAATCCAGTGATCCTTCCAAAAATGATTCTGGCACCATCACCCCTAGTTGAGAATGACCAATTTTGTTTTGTCCATTTCTTATGTTTTTCAATAGGAGCCTTGCACAACATCATTACACCATTCATCCTAAACAATACCATATTTGTTGTCAATCACCTTCCTCTACAATCTGCCCCTTTCCTCACATAAGGCCACAGCCAATTTCCAACCAAGGCTTGATAAATAACAAAAGTTTTCTAATCCCCACACACTATCATAATCTATCaaatgaaatttgttttcaTCTCCAATGCCACCCCAAAAAAGTGCTGGGCAGTAGAGTTTGAACCCAGTGCCCAAGCACCACAAGAGGTGCTGAACTAGGTTTCCCTCGAACCCCAAAAAAGCATTTTGAGAGCTGGAAATTACCTTTTCTAACATCTATGTCAACCTATTTTCCAAAACCTAGCAAATATTTTGAAACACTACCAAACAGACTAATAGGCCTGAAAATAAGTTCTGTAAAAGTATAGTTGTACCTGGAAAAAAGTGAGGCTTTAAGAAGTTATATctagacaaaaataaaaaataagtgtagCTAAACAAGGACTTAAAAAACATTTAACATCTTTGGAGGCACTTGATAGCACAATTGTAGATCACACACTGGTTAATTTAAGAATATTAAGTGAATTAATCATAACACTGTATCAAGCAATCTATGTATGGGTACAAATATCTAATATGGATGATATAATTTCCAGGATGGTTCAAACAATTGTTTCAACAATGGAAGTGCGTTACTGACCACAAATTTGCATAAAATGAGGCAAAACTTCTGAATATCTTCTTTAACAAAACCATCACATTGTGTTTACCACTTGATAATTGAGGATCTCTTGTATGGAGGGGCATATATTGACCATATAAATGTATGTAAAATGTAGTCATAGAAAAAAGGGGGTAGTCTATCTTATACTATGGCATGAATTTTAATTAGTTCCAACATCATAAAATCCCAATGCCATCAATTAAGGAAATGCACTGTATCAcacttttataaaataaaaaaattatttaataaaccATCAGATTAGAATATAACTTGTCTTAGTCAAAAAagaagtttcattttttttagaaaacccTCCAGAATAGCATTCTAACAAACAAATTATTTACACAATATTCTTACCTTAGCAGCATCCTCAGGGTTGTTCTTCACAGGTGCATAAGCAAGCCATGCATCCATCACCTAATCATTGCAGAATAACTATTGAGTAAACAGTGAGTGTCACAATAGTGGCAATGCCTTTATAGCATACACcatcacaaaacaatgtgaagTGCTTTTATAAGAGGGCAAAACACCAAATCCATCTAAACATCTAGGCAATCAAATTTAAATGGTTTCAACTTGCTGAAAATCCACTTATTCACTCAAGAAAGAATAAATTACCGTAAATCCAACTCTTGCTGATGGAGGCAAAGTTTTTGGATAGTCTTGCATCATACATTCTAGTCTTGTCGAGGATTTAAATGAAGTTTTGCTAGCATCTTTGTATCTGCAGTAAGATGCCATAGAATATAGGATTTAATGATAAACAAAAAGTAGAACTAGTATGTATTTGCAACAttacacacacacgcacacaaagATTTTAGGAGTCTGTTGACACCAAACAAGACCATTTTGGTAATTCATGTTCTCTCAATGCCCATCGTGCTTGCTAAAAACCaagtcaaaagataaaaatgcatttataatatttttagatatttataaCTGAAAGCACTTAAACTTAGTAGAAAAACCACATAGATAAATTAGAAGTTCTAAGGTAGCAAATACAGAAGACTTACTTTGGATTAACAAACTCCTTTATAGCACCTCCAGTTTTTGTGAGTTCGTCAATGTAAGGACCAAGTTCCAAAATCaactgggaaaaaaaagagacaaacaAGTCAAGCCTAAGCATACAACAGTTCCTTTAAATAGATGTGCAGTATATCCAAATCTGAATCAAATACTGAAAACAAGATATATGATATTGTAATCTTATGCTAATTCAATGATACCTTTGgtaatatttattagaataaTGTTAAATGATTAGATACGTGATTTGCTAATAGAGGATGTAGTCTTGAGTTCAAATAATGTCTCCAATCTACATTccattaaaaagttaaaaatctcaCGTGTTAGGTCTCACTTACAAAAGAGAGTCTAAGCCCATGAGCAAGGGAAGGTGTTAGAACAAtgcttaaatgattaaatttatcattttctaatGGCTTAAGCTTTTAGTACAAtagtaatttatcaattttcatttaaaaagaaagaattgatGTTGTTAGGATtggtaaatttatcaaaaaatccaattaaaattatatttaacctcctttttttataaattttttgttatcatTGTGTTGTGATGACATTATTCCATGGCTACATAGATCCCAACATGCGTGGTAATGAAATTATAAATGTCTTTAAACatccatgagagagagagagagagagagagagagatgggaagAAGGGAATACATGAGACACTACTCTCTACCAATTTCCACAGTTCCACTCTAGTTCTCAGCTTTTACGCTTTGGTAACCAAATTTATGAAATTACACACTAGTTCTCAATTTTTATGCTCAGGTaaccaaatttattaatatgatACACTGTATTAGTTATATACAGAAGTTTTTACTGGATATATCCACCCCCATTCAGTTGCCTGCTAATGCGGTGGGGGAAATTCTGAAAACTTATCATGAAATTTTCATTAGCAGCTGAAAATATCAGTGAATTTTCCAGTATACTCAGCAGAACTCATATTAAAGTTGAAAATgccaaatccaataaaaaaaaaaaaattaagaagatTATAAGGGACAAACAACCCTTTTAATGGGGAAAGATTATGAATTTGTTGAAGAAGATTACTTGATTTATATTTCCTGGGAAAGGAGAATAGCCAGTCTCACAATTAGCATCTCCATCGGGATTTCCAGTTGCTCTAAGCAGAGGGTCGAGTTGATTGTATTCCACATTGATCACCATCGTCCTCCCTGGAACAATTTTATAGGTGAATGATTAAAGACTGGAATAGGAACAGTATTGTCTACACGGATGCCACAATAAATGTAAGTTTCACAAGTATATACAATGTTTTATACAAAGAATTAAGCACAGTAACAAAGTTGTAGAACTGGTAAGAATCTAGACTGATATGGCAATTTTTATCTTCCCCTGCAACACAAGGAAGAAGGCATTGAACAAATGAATTACAAGTTTCGAGGATTTTCAACATCTCTTCAGTGACAT
This genomic interval carries:
- the LOC142621213 gene encoding putative calcium-binding protein CML44, whose product is MSLIKTNDLQRIFEKLDKNGDGLVSLEELNWLLEKIGVQISLDELESLVGKSSLDLNEFLSFYGSISSKQNNTSRSTSNEVAGVEEEEEENEESDLVKAFEVFDLNGDGFISCDELQKVLSRLGLWDENSGKDCRVMIHVYDTNLDGQLDFQEFKNMMFLTIS